A stretch of Candidatus Lokiarchaeota archaeon DNA encodes these proteins:
- a CDS encoding aminotransferase class III-fold pyridoxal phosphate-dependent enzyme, producing MYRFLAMELGGAGTKMNKEGLQILKELGLEELEESKMTNEYWTQRASKSLALTTQQRDVYGCLDHTRGSGLQIYDIEGTEYLDVTGGVAVRALGLRFKPLLDFEARINDVIHELPGMDFDAIPQTLLAEAIADTVPGKRKKRVVFTTSGGRAVEGCMKSAMDLSRKQRFVGFRPAFHGRTGYALSLTASNSTHKSGFPQGVDVIRVAYPYCYRCPYGQNVEDCNVECVEALRYALEVEGNDIAATVMEPLCGEGGLILPPAKAVKGMFEVTKENGGYFISDEIQAGMGRTGNWCAIELHDVIPDYVALAKALGGGYPMGASVGPSPMYSGRARHSETFSAEPKMALISLWLLKYLEEHNYLEKNAKKGEYLLERLHELKDKHDVVGDVRGAGLMVGLEFVKDRRSKEKAPGLRNQIIKNAVKKQKLWILGSGQNCIRLTPSYVITEDEMDDAVDRLDKAISEST from the coding sequence ATGTATCGATTTTTGGCTATGGAATTAGGTGGAGCCGGGACTAAAATGAATAAGGAAGGCCTTCAAATATTGAAGGAACTTGGCTTAGAAGAACTCGAAGAATCGAAGATGACGAATGAATACTGGACCCAACGGGCTTCTAAAAGCCTTGCTCTGACTACTCAACAAAGAGACGTATATGGTTGTCTCGATCACACTCGGGGCAGTGGGCTACAAATCTATGATATCGAAGGCACAGAGTACCTTGACGTTACAGGCGGAGTTGCGGTAAGGGCATTAGGTCTCAGATTCAAGCCGCTTCTTGATTTTGAGGCGAGAATAAACGATGTGATTCATGAGCTACCGGGGATGGATTTCGATGCTATCCCTCAAACGCTTCTTGCCGAGGCTATTGCTGATACGGTGCCAGGTAAACGTAAGAAACGCGTTGTATTCACAACTTCAGGCGGTCGCGCAGTTGAGGGCTGTATGAAATCAGCAATGGATTTATCACGAAAACAACGCTTTGTTGGCTTCAGGCCTGCTTTTCATGGTCGTACCGGTTATGCTTTGTCATTGACAGCATCCAACAGTACCCACAAGAGCGGCTTTCCACAAGGTGTGGATGTCATTCGAGTAGCGTATCCTTATTGTTACAGATGCCCTTATGGCCAAAACGTTGAGGATTGCAATGTTGAATGTGTTGAAGCACTTAGATATGCTCTGGAAGTAGAGGGGAATGATATCGCAGCAACAGTGATGGAACCCCTTTGCGGAGAAGGTGGACTGATTTTGCCACCAGCTAAAGCTGTCAAGGGAATGTTTGAGGTTACCAAGGAGAATGGAGGGTACTTCATCTCTGACGAAATCCAAGCTGGAATGGGTAGAACAGGCAACTGGTGTGCAATCGAACTCCATGATGTTATTCCTGATTACGTAGCACTTGCAAAGGCTCTTGGCGGTGGATACCCAATGGGTGCCTCTGTAGGACCCTCACCAATGTACTCAGGCCGGGCTCGTCATTCTGAGACATTCTCTGCAGAGCCAAAGATGGCATTGATTTCTCTATGGCTGCTGAAGTACTTAGAGGAACATAACTACCTGGAGAAGAATGCCAAGAAAGGCGAGTATCTTTTGGAACGTCTGCACGAACTGAAGGACAAACATGATGTTGTTGGAGATGTTCGTGGGGCTGGTCTAATGGTAGGGCTTGAATTTGTAAAAGATAGAAGGTCAAAGGAAAAGGCCCCAGGTTTGAGAAACCAGATTATCAAGAACGCCGTCAAGAAACAGAAGCTTTGGATTTTGGGGTCCGGCCAGAACTGCATCCGCTTGACTCCAAGCTATGTAATCACTGAAGATGAAATGGATGATGCGGTGGATCGCCTAGACAAGGCAATATCCGAATCAACGTAA
- the aspS gene encoding aspartate--tRNA(Asn) ligase, giving the protein MDIYSKYGVSDIDDWQRTHFSKEIQPGTEGKEVTLFGWVHILRDKGSIKFLILRDEKGTVQVTLPKKKVPADVFKLSEDLKSEYAIAVKGEVVEAPQVETGVEVIPNEIRVINKAERIPIDVVEGKVDIDLDTRLNNRILDLRKPRLNSMFRLQHSIVRFCREYLEKNDFMEIHTPKIVASATESGATLFEVKYFDRPAFLAQSPQFYKQLMLLAGFGKVFEIGPVFRAEKHNTIRHINEYTSFDIEMAWIRDMDDIMKLEERMLHYAFAKARERFLEDKKAFDVDLHVPKIPFPRVKYEEVVNILNEEGKDFPFGEDLDPESERMLGEIFPKRLGSNFVFITHYPSELRPAYTMPSMSEPGLTESFDLTYKGMEITTGGQRIHIYDLLVERFEEKGLNPEEFEFYMEPFKYGAPPHGGLGLGVERLTMQLLDLDNIREAALLPRDRDRLTP; this is encoded by the coding sequence ATGGATATTTACAGCAAGTATGGTGTGAGTGACATTGACGATTGGCAACGTACCCATTTCTCAAAAGAGATACAACCCGGGACCGAAGGTAAAGAAGTTACCCTCTTTGGATGGGTGCATATTCTACGTGACAAGGGTAGCATCAAGTTTCTCATACTCCGAGATGAGAAGGGTACTGTTCAAGTCACGCTTCCAAAGAAGAAGGTTCCAGCTGATGTATTCAAGCTCTCCGAGGACCTGAAGTCCGAATATGCAATTGCTGTCAAGGGGGAAGTTGTGGAAGCCCCCCAAGTTGAAACTGGTGTGGAAGTCATCCCGAATGAAATCCGTGTTATCAACAAAGCTGAACGCATTCCCATAGACGTTGTTGAAGGCAAAGTAGACATAGATTTGGATACCCGGCTAAATAATCGCATACTTGACCTACGGAAACCCCGTCTTAACTCGATGTTCAGGCTACAGCATAGCATTGTAAGATTCTGTCGTGAATACCTCGAAAAAAATGACTTCATGGAAATACACACACCAAAAATAGTGGCTTCAGCAACCGAAAGCGGTGCCACCCTTTTCGAAGTCAAGTATTTTGATCGTCCTGCGTTTCTAGCTCAAAGCCCTCAGTTCTACAAGCAACTGATGTTGCTTGCCGGGTTTGGGAAGGTCTTCGAGATTGGTCCTGTATTCCGGGCTGAGAAACACAATACCATTCGTCATATCAATGAATACACTTCCTTTGACATTGAGATGGCATGGATTCGCGATATGGATGATATCATGAAATTAGAGGAACGTATGCTTCATTATGCCTTTGCTAAGGCTCGTGAACGGTTTCTAGAGGATAAAAAGGCATTCGACGTAGATCTACACGTGCCTAAAATCCCATTTCCGCGGGTGAAGTATGAGGAAGTAGTGAATATTCTCAATGAGGAAGGAAAGGATTTTCCCTTCGGGGAGGACTTAGATCCTGAAAGCGAGCGGATGCTCGGGGAGATTTTTCCCAAGCGATTGGGCTCAAACTTCGTTTTCATAACGCATTATCCCTCAGAGCTACGACCTGCATACACTATGCCAAGCATGAGTGAACCCGGTCTCACAGAAAGCTTTGATTTGACCTACAAAGGAATGGAAATTACAACAGGTGGCCAGCGAATCCATATCTATGACCTTCTGGTGGAGAGATTCGAAGAAAAGGGACTTAATCCTGAAGAATTTGAATTCTATATGGAGCCGTTCAAGTACGGTGCCCCTCCACATGGTGGCCTTGGTCTTGGTGTTGAACGGCTAACCATGCAGCTTCTGGATTTGGATAACATACGAGAAGCCGCTCTCTTACCTCGAGATCGCGATCGTCTCACACCATAG
- a CDS encoding AAA family ATPase → MPSAVSNIDENLKELLETAVDLDAKGMVKEASEYYLSGSKILLKLAKAASLPSIRKHYYERAQECVKRVREISGISEPSGEQEVRTISHQEKNSEFDSRKRATSASTEDDQERAKLQDMIKRTITTRKPNVRMSDVAGLDEVKNTIHDAVVTPIKHPELFKGKARQPWKGILLYGPAGCGKTLIAKAVATEAEATFFNVSAGNMVSKWLGESERLVMTLFEMAREHQPSVIFLDELDSIGVSRSANDLGGERRLKTQLLTELQGLSSDINERVTLIGATNLPWEIDFALLSRFEKRILVPLPDERARERIFHVHMEDIEVASDVEFSELAELTDGFSGRDISVVCREASMEPIRDLKREGKLEQEDAITEIRCVKRQDFIKALETIKPTAKQNHLQKYSTWAEDYSR, encoded by the coding sequence ATGCCAAGTGCTGTAAGCAATATAGATGAGAATCTCAAGGAATTGCTTGAGACCGCAGTAGATCTAGATGCCAAAGGCATGGTCAAGGAAGCAAGTGAATACTACCTGAGCGGTAGCAAAATTCTTCTCAAGCTTGCGAAAGCAGCTTCTCTTCCTAGTATTCGTAAACACTACTACGAACGAGCTCAGGAATGTGTAAAACGGGTACGAGAGATTTCGGGTATTAGTGAGCCTTCCGGAGAGCAGGAAGTGCGGACCATATCACATCAGGAGAAGAACAGCGAGTTTGATAGTAGAAAGAGGGCAACAAGTGCATCCACAGAAGACGATCAGGAAAGGGCAAAACTTCAGGATATGATAAAGAGGACTATAACAACCAGAAAGCCCAACGTGAGAATGTCGGATGTCGCGGGTCTCGACGAAGTGAAAAATACCATTCACGATGCGGTTGTTACGCCAATAAAGCATCCTGAGCTATTCAAGGGAAAAGCAAGACAACCTTGGAAGGGAATTCTACTCTATGGACCTGCAGGATGTGGTAAGACCTTGATAGCCAAGGCGGTAGCAACAGAAGCCGAGGCCACTTTCTTCAATGTCTCTGCGGGAAATATGGTAAGCAAGTGGCTAGGAGAATCAGAACGCTTGGTAATGACGCTCTTCGAAATGGCCAGAGAACATCAACCTTCTGTCATCTTTCTCGACGAACTAGATTCCATAGGCGTGTCACGAAGCGCAAACGACTTGGGCGGAGAAAGAAGGCTCAAGACACAGTTGCTCACTGAATTGCAGGGGCTTTCCAGCGATATCAATGAACGTGTAACACTCATAGGTGCTACGAATCTTCCGTGGGAAATTGACTTTGCACTCCTATCAAGATTTGAAAAAAGAATACTAGTTCCACTTCCAGACGAACGAGCTAGAGAACGGATATTTCACGTTCACATGGAAGACATTGAAGTTGCATCAGATGTAGAATTCTCGGAATTAGCAGAATTAACAGATGGGTTCAGCGGTCGAGATATCAGTGTGGTCTGCAGAGAAGCCTCAATGGAGCCAATAAGAGATCTCAAACGCGAAGGCAAGCTTGAGCAGGAAGACGCCATAACCGAAATCCGGTGTGTAAAACGACAAGATTTCATCAAAGCGCTTGAAACAATTAAACCAACCGCAAAACAAAATCATCTCCAGAAATACTCCACATGGGCGGAGGATTACAGCCGGTGA
- a CDS encoding arginine--tRNA ligase, whose amino-acid sequence MSVNPWKSAFDEIVEILVKVTHLEAEEIRLSIEVPPNPKMGDLASTVAFTLAKKERNNPAEIAANLRKKLEEEVSKNPMIQRVETAGPYTNFFLDNGEFARLTLDSVRTTDNQYGMSDKYEGKRAMIESPAVNPSKPWHIGHARNAVLGDTLGRVLEAVGYDVVQLDYINDLGLQIAQLTWKLQKIEESETEEKYDHFLGKLYVEVQKEFEERADVEKEVRAISKQLEDRDSKASKDSLEMVLRCVKAQNETAYRLGIYKDYKILESTIAHSGLLDVAKEMMLKSDSIMKLEKGDKAGCIVAKLDTIEEFQEMKDPYKVLFRSDGTRTYTGADVAFQMWKFGIVHDPFKYVVLEEQPNGEIVYRTSFEGKDKNMGNVNLVFNVIGSAQSHPQRLIYTILHLLGYDREASNSHHVAYEFVGLEGADFSGRKGTWIGYTCDDILDKATNLALEEVEKRNPDETEDFKRKAAAQVGTGAVRYLLLKASPDRRITFRYEDALDFNGDAAPYLQYSHARAKRILEKAKHRPADELDYSKLASPHELALIKKIAKLPDVVLNVVEGMKKEVWGTTFQTNAIATYAFELANRFSKFYDECPVLQAPKQMRNARLALVSAFKITMANSLRLLGIPVVDKM is encoded by the coding sequence ATGAGTGTAAACCCGTGGAAATCCGCATTTGATGAAATCGTCGAAATACTCGTCAAAGTTACCCACTTGGAGGCAGAGGAAATCAGACTATCCATAGAAGTTCCTCCCAATCCGAAGATGGGGGATTTGGCTTCAACGGTTGCTTTTACTCTTGCCAAAAAGGAGAGGAATAACCCCGCAGAAATCGCGGCTAATCTTCGTAAGAAGCTCGAAGAGGAAGTTTCCAAGAATCCAATGATTCAGCGAGTTGAAACAGCTGGACCTTATACTAATTTCTTCCTTGATAACGGAGAATTCGCAAGACTGACACTAGACTCGGTTCGAACTACTGACAATCAGTATGGCATGTCCGACAAATACGAAGGAAAGCGTGCCATGATTGAGTCGCCTGCGGTGAATCCATCAAAACCCTGGCATATCGGGCACGCACGTAATGCAGTTCTGGGGGATACACTAGGAAGGGTATTAGAAGCAGTAGGGTATGATGTTGTCCAACTTGACTACATTAACGACCTCGGACTGCAAATCGCCCAGCTTACTTGGAAACTGCAGAAGATAGAAGAAAGTGAGACTGAAGAGAAATATGACCATTTCCTTGGAAAACTCTATGTAGAAGTCCAGAAGGAGTTTGAAGAGCGTGCAGATGTAGAGAAGGAGGTACGCGCCATCTCAAAACAGCTGGAGGATAGAGATTCCAAAGCATCTAAGGATAGCCTGGAGATGGTTCTTCGCTGTGTTAAGGCACAGAATGAAACGGCATACAGATTGGGGATTTACAAGGATTACAAGATTCTGGAGAGCACCATCGCCCACAGTGGATTGCTTGATGTTGCCAAGGAAATGATGCTCAAAAGCGATAGCATAATGAAGCTGGAGAAGGGAGACAAAGCAGGTTGTATTGTCGCTAAACTGGACACCATTGAAGAGTTCCAAGAGATGAAGGATCCATACAAGGTTCTCTTCCGTTCAGATGGTACAAGGACATATACGGGGGCTGACGTTGCATTCCAAATGTGGAAATTCGGTATTGTACATGACCCATTCAAATACGTGGTCTTAGAAGAGCAACCAAACGGAGAAATTGTCTACAGGACATCTTTTGAGGGAAAAGACAAGAACATGGGGAATGTGAATTTGGTTTTCAATGTCATCGGTTCAGCTCAATCACATCCTCAACGGCTGATATACACAATTCTACACCTTCTAGGCTATGACAGAGAAGCTAGTAACTCGCATCACGTTGCGTATGAGTTTGTCGGGTTAGAGGGTGCTGACTTTTCGGGACGTAAGGGAACATGGATTGGCTACACCTGTGACGATATCCTAGACAAAGCAACAAATCTTGCATTGGAAGAGGTTGAGAAACGGAACCCTGATGAAACTGAGGACTTCAAGCGAAAAGCTGCTGCACAGGTGGGAACTGGCGCTGTAAGATATCTCTTGCTAAAGGCCTCACCAGACAGGAGAATAACCTTCCGATATGAAGATGCTTTGGACTTCAATGGAGATGCAGCACCATATCTGCAATATTCACACGCACGAGCCAAGAGGATTCTTGAAAAAGCAAAACACAGACCCGCAGATGAACTGGATTACAGCAAGCTTGCATCTCCACATGAGCTGGCCTTGATCAAGAAAATAGCAAAATTGCCAGACGTTGTGCTAAACGTTGTAGAAGGGATGAAAAAGGAAGTCTGGGGTACCACATTTCAGACTAATGCGATTGCAACCTACGCCTTCGAACTAGCCAATAGATTCAGTAAGTTCTATGATGAATGTCCAGTTCTCCAAGCACCCAAACAGATGAGAAATGCACGGCTTGCACTTGTTTCAGCCTTCAAGATTACAATGGCTAATTCACTTAGACTACTTGGGATTCCAGTAGTTGATAAAATGTAA
- a CDS encoding transcription initiation factor IIB — translation MHLQQNGISGSSPISTYWAARERIALVTPKTNELDHKTDAIKYICPSCNSKEVHIDHQRGEVTCANCGVVLSDHSIDTGPEWRAFSMEERDARRRVGSPNDLTKFDQGLTTMIGHKNIDASGRKLSSSRRAQIHRLRKWQIRTKVHSSNKRNLAVAMADLSRISSQLSIPYSIRETSAVIYRKILRKHLTRGRTILGMVAASLYLACRVHKVPRPLEEVCDHIHITRKELSLCVRLVLQHLDLKIITQPHDYVSRFGTDLRLPGKTQKKAIDILNAAKKKHLTVGKDPKGMAAAALYVAGILTQSRRTQLEIAETARVTEVTVRNRYKEMVEKLKISSLGNSR, via the coding sequence ATACACTTGCAACAAAACGGCATTTCTGGCAGTAGCCCAATATCTACATATTGGGCTGCCAGGGAGAGGATTGCACTGGTGACCCCTAAAACCAATGAACTGGACCACAAAACAGATGCCATCAAGTACATTTGCCCCTCCTGTAATTCTAAGGAAGTTCATATTGACCACCAACGAGGCGAAGTGACTTGTGCGAACTGTGGGGTGGTGCTATCCGATCATTCCATTGATACGGGACCTGAATGGCGTGCATTCAGTATGGAGGAAAGAGATGCTCGTCGTCGTGTAGGCAGCCCGAATGACTTGACCAAGTTTGATCAGGGCCTTACTACAATGATTGGCCACAAGAATATCGATGCTTCTGGTAGGAAGCTTAGCTCTTCCCGAAGAGCACAAATTCATCGATTGAGAAAGTGGCAGATTCGGACTAAGGTTCACTCCTCAAATAAGCGGAATCTTGCTGTTGCTATGGCAGACTTGTCAAGGATAAGTAGCCAGCTCAGTATTCCGTATTCTATACGCGAAACCTCGGCAGTCATCTACCGAAAAATCCTTCGCAAACACCTTACCCGCGGCAGGACCATTCTGGGCATGGTTGCTGCATCATTATATTTAGCCTGTCGAGTGCATAAGGTCCCACGACCACTTGAAGAGGTCTGCGATCACATTCACATAACAAGGAAAGAGTTGAGTCTTTGCGTTCGCCTTGTTCTCCAGCACCTAGACCTCAAAATCATAACCCAACCGCATGATTACGTTTCCCGGTTTGGGACCGATTTGAGGTTGCCAGGAAAAACACAAAAGAAAGCAATCGACATTCTCAATGCGGCCAAGAAGAAGCATCTTACAGTAGGAAAAGACCCGAAAGGCATGGCGGCCGCTGCTTTATATGTGGCTGGCATTTTGACACAGAGCAGACGAACACAACTTGAAATCGCAGAAACGGCTCGGGTTACCGAAGTAACAGTCCGCAATCGCTACAAGGAAATGGTAGAAAAACTGAAAATCTCATCTCTTGGTAATAGTAGATGA
- a CDS encoding TIM barrel protein — MCMGVYAGRVIALSRIRFGPAGYPAEAKGKLDEVFRILTDGGLSALEYAATYGLRIGEKKALKLATLASKHDIAMSMHGAYYINLASKKEETRKRSKARLVKALQFAPMMGVKRIVFHPGTYGGLSPEKAFTIIRDGMKEAMEEVGHEAGDTVLAPEIAGKKNMYGSPGQIIRLCQELDSTIPCIDWAHLYARTGGDIGDKDSYSRVLAIFEDALGDTFTDNMHFHVSGIVFDEKGEKAHRPLGGDWGPDIMPLMELVLENGYRPTFISETPNPLRGAMYTKILRDKLSE; from the coding sequence TTGTGCATGGGAGTTTACGCTGGAAGAGTGATAGCGCTGAGTAGAATACGATTCGGACCTGCAGGCTATCCAGCTGAAGCCAAGGGAAAGCTCGATGAAGTGTTTCGAATCCTCACAGATGGAGGATTGAGCGCACTTGAATATGCAGCTACATACGGGCTTAGAATAGGAGAGAAGAAAGCGCTAAAGCTAGCGACTTTGGCAAGCAAACATGACATAGCAATGAGTATGCATGGAGCATATTACATCAACCTGGCATCCAAGAAAGAAGAAACACGCAAGCGATCGAAAGCTCGTTTAGTGAAAGCATTACAATTTGCACCTATGATGGGTGTGAAAAGAATAGTTTTCCACCCAGGTACCTATGGAGGATTATCTCCAGAAAAGGCATTCACCATCATTCGTGACGGAATGAAAGAAGCAATGGAGGAAGTAGGACATGAAGCTGGGGATACAGTATTAGCACCAGAGATAGCGGGTAAGAAGAACATGTACGGTTCTCCGGGACAAATCATCCGTTTATGTCAGGAATTGGATTCTACTATACCATGTATCGATTGGGCTCACCTCTATGCTCGTACTGGCGGAGATATTGGGGACAAGGACAGCTATTCGCGAGTGTTGGCAATATTCGAAGATGCACTTGGAGATACATTCACAGACAATATGCATTTCCATGTTAGTGGTATTGTCTTCGATGAAAAAGGCGAAAAAGCACACAGGCCTCTGGGAGGCGATTGGGGGCCAGACATAATGCCATTGATGGAGCTCGTACTGGAAAACGGTTACAGGCCGACTTTCATATCGGAAACACCAAACCCACTTAGGGGAGCCATGTATACAAAGATACTTCGCGATAAGTTGAGTGAGTGA
- a CDS encoding DUF1282 domain-containing protein, which produces MVRRCEFCDSPVPADATICPICHEEIAVETLERVLPMLKRPEPSDVKAMGPLKRIYGTMRRPATTFRDIAQRPDTVGPFLIIIMNALVMAGFFLAVSSKFTVSVVVNQTTGRTAATSILFTEAGTAFLTTALFSILPNLLLGMLFLVLGSIFAHLAFKVTGGTGSKGKTVSIVGYSMFPVVLIRLIGLILVLVFIPAINVENPGAWATIVQQIYNSGIWMTLDYLTTTSFVWVGFLLIFGIREAHETSTVWAFVVAVLCMIVLGWTFWQVH; this is translated from the coding sequence ATGGTGAGAAGGTGTGAATTCTGTGATAGTCCCGTCCCGGCAGATGCTACTATTTGCCCAATATGCCACGAGGAAATCGCAGTAGAGACACTCGAAAGAGTTCTACCCATGCTAAAACGCCCCGAGCCATCCGACGTCAAGGCTATGGGTCCACTGAAACGCATATATGGAACAATGAGAAGACCTGCAACAACATTCAGAGACATAGCTCAAAGACCAGATACAGTTGGGCCATTCCTGATAATCATCATGAATGCACTCGTCATGGCAGGTTTCTTCTTAGCAGTATCATCCAAGTTTACAGTAAGCGTGGTTGTAAACCAGACAACGGGCAGAACTGCAGCAACCAGCATTTTGTTTACCGAAGCAGGTACGGCATTTCTAACTACAGCCCTGTTTTCAATACTACCGAATCTGTTGCTTGGAATGTTATTCCTTGTCCTTGGTTCGATTTTTGCCCATTTGGCTTTCAAGGTTACAGGAGGGACAGGTAGCAAAGGAAAGACCGTATCTATTGTTGGATACAGCATGTTTCCAGTGGTGCTCATCAGACTGATAGGGCTGATACTGGTACTGGTTTTCATACCCGCAATCAATGTAGAGAACCCGGGCGCTTGGGCTACTATCGTTCAACAGATCTACAATTCAGGGATATGGATGACCCTCGATTATCTGACCACTACATCATTTGTGTGGGTTGGATTCTTGCTAATTTTTGGAATTAGAGAAGCACATGAAACGTCTACGGTCTGGGCGTTCGTTGTAGCTGTTCTGTGCATGATTGTTCTTGGCTGGACCTTCTGGCAGGTCCATTAG
- the hypB gene encoding hydrogenase nickel incorporation protein HypB yields MKERTISINIRKDLFGANEEAAEINTRTFEEHGVRAFDIMGSVGTGKTQLIEALCDELSDKYRILMVAGDLATRIDANRVASHGIDTVQINTETACHLDARMVRVALREVDLSKYDVIFIENVGNLICPAGYPLGVEKKVVVVSITEGPYMIQKHPLTIKRADMVVINKVDLADAIGFDVDGLVKDVREVDANIPVFRVSAKNADGVQEVIPALEL; encoded by the coding sequence ATGAAAGAACGCACAATTTCAATCAATATCCGCAAGGATCTCTTCGGGGCAAATGAAGAGGCAGCGGAAATAAACACGAGAACTTTCGAAGAGCACGGGGTACGAGCATTTGATATCATGGGGTCGGTTGGGACTGGCAAGACCCAGCTTATCGAGGCATTGTGTGATGAGCTATCTGACAAATATAGGATTCTGATGGTTGCGGGGGATCTCGCAACACGAATTGATGCAAACAGAGTAGCTTCTCATGGTATTGATACAGTACAAATCAATACTGAAACAGCTTGCCATCTTGATGCCAGAATGGTTAGAGTAGCCCTGCGCGAGGTTGATTTGTCCAAGTACGATGTGATTTTCATCGAAAATGTTGGTAATCTGATTTGTCCAGCCGGATATCCGCTTGGAGTTGAGAAGAAAGTAGTCGTTGTCAGCATAACGGAAGGACCGTATATGATTCAAAAACATCCACTAACAATCAAACGAGCTGACATGGTCGTAATTAACAAAGTTGACCTCGCTGATGCCATCGGCTTTGATGTTGATGGACTAGTTAAAGATGTTAGAGAAGTTGATGCAAACATTCCTGTGTTCCGGGTAAGTGCTAAGAATGCTGATGGTGTGCAAGAAGTTATACCGGCTCTCGAATTGTAG
- the mfnA gene encoding tyrosine decarboxylase MfnA: MFEEEGLDARRVFKELDEILEADTSYEAGTPIASMSSIPHRISSRIMAQHVQRNLGRKHTFPGSAKIERKVVQMIGDLVHLANPCGTTTSGGTESNILAMVAARETAQVDNPEIIAPKTVHSSVDKAAWLLGIELIKTSVDSQYKAVPEEIEESINENTAGIFLTAGTTYVGQIDPIDRIGTIAIDNGLPLHVDAAFGGFVIPFLDDLGLGKYPFGFEVPGVTSVSVDPHKTGLAPIPSGCLLFREEKHLQAITRNVPYIPFDSKIPTLLGTRPAAPVIATWAIMKHLGRKGYQSIVKDCMSVTELAHERTKENPYLQCAIEPVLNILGITSEKISIDAIVREMEERGWKMGSSPLPESFRMVIVPHVDEETVDSFFKDLEEITQSIN, translated from the coding sequence ATGTTCGAAGAAGAAGGTCTGGATGCAAGACGGGTATTCAAGGAACTCGATGAGATACTCGAAGCAGATACAAGCTATGAAGCAGGGACCCCCATTGCTTCAATGTCATCAATTCCACATAGAATATCTTCAAGAATCATGGCCCAACATGTGCAAAGAAATCTCGGGCGCAAGCACACATTTCCGGGTTCAGCCAAAATTGAGAGAAAAGTTGTCCAGATGATTGGTGATTTGGTTCATCTTGCAAACCCGTGCGGGACCACAACCTCAGGAGGAACCGAATCAAACATTCTCGCAATGGTTGCTGCTAGGGAAACAGCCCAAGTGGACAATCCAGAAATCATTGCCCCAAAAACAGTGCATTCATCTGTGGACAAGGCTGCCTGGCTTCTGGGAATAGAACTGATCAAAACATCTGTCGATTCACAGTACAAAGCTGTACCCGAAGAAATCGAAGAATCTATCAATGAAAACACAGCGGGTATCTTCCTTACTGCTGGCACAACATATGTTGGTCAAATAGATCCAATTGATCGAATTGGGACAATTGCCATCGACAACGGACTACCACTTCACGTTGACGCAGCATTCGGAGGTTTTGTGATTCCGTTTCTCGATGATTTGGGCCTTGGAAAGTATCCTTTTGGGTTCGAAGTACCTGGTGTGACAAGTGTCAGTGTAGATCCGCACAAAACAGGGTTAGCTCCAATTCCATCCGGCTGTCTCTTATTTCGAGAAGAGAAACACCTCCAAGCCATAACAAGAAACGTTCCTTACATTCCCTTTGATTCTAAGATTCCCACTCTACTCGGTACACGTCCTGCCGCCCCAGTAATAGCAACTTGGGCAATAATGAAACACCTTGGCAGAAAAGGATACCAATCAATCGTAAAGGATTGCATGTCTGTAACAGAGCTAGCGCACGAAAGGACTAAGGAAAATCCCTATTTACAATGTGCAATCGAACCCGTGTTGAATATTCTCGGAATAACAAGCGAGAAGATAAGTATCGATGCGATTGTTAGAGAAATGGAGGAGCGAGGATGGAAAATGGGAAGTTCTCCACTCCCTGAGAGTTTTAGGATGGTTATTGTGCCGCATGTAGATGAGGAAACAGTTGATTCATTCTTCAAGGATCTAGAGGAAATCACTCAGTCCATCAACTAG